In Monodelphis domestica isolate mMonDom1 chromosome 4, mMonDom1.pri, whole genome shotgun sequence, one DNA window encodes the following:
- the CCDC70 gene encoding coiled-coil domain-containing protein 70, which produces MFPFKVSKWIGFGCFRSLLSPSPTIRQKKLIHKLQEEKNFRAEMKVFREKIEAFREQMWEFRAKIRGFRGRIMGFWEEEKPFWEEEKTFWREEKAFWEMEKAFREEEKAFWKKYRAFWREDKAFWKEDNALWERDRNLLQEDKALWEEEKALWVEERALLEEEKALWEDKKSLWEEENALWEEEKAFWVEGGGPIGEEPLPPEDGALNANGGPTSPSHSRGRA; this is translated from the coding sequence ATGTTTCCCTTCAAGGTGAGCAAATGGATAGGGTTTGGCTGCTTCCGGTCACTGCTCTCCCCCTCCCCTACCATACGCCAGAAGAAGTTGATCCATAAGCTGCAGGAGGAGAAAAACTTTCGGGCTGAGATGAAGGTTTTCCGCGAAAAGATCGAGGCCTTCAGGGAGCAGATGTGGGAGTTCCGGGCAAAGATTAGAGGCTTCCGAGGCAGAATCATGGGCTTCTGGGAAGAGGAAAAACCTTTCTGGGAGGAAGAAAAAACCTtctggagggaggaaaaggctttttgggaaatggaaaaagccttcagagaagaggaaaaagccTTCTGGAAAAAATATCGTGCCTTCTGGAGGGAGGAcaaagccttctggaaagaggaCAATGCCCtatgggagagagacaggaatcTTCTCCAAGAGGATAAGGCTctctgggaggaggagaaggctctGTGGGTAGAGGAAAGAGCCCTACTGGAAGAAGAGAAGGCTCTGTGGGAAgataaaaaatctctttgggaggAGGAAAATGCCCTATGGGAGGAGGAAAAAGCATTCTGGGTGGAGGGTGGTGGCCCTATAGGAGAGGAACCATTACCCCCTGAAGACGGGGCCTTAAATGCCAATGGAGGCCCAACATCACCAAGCCACTCCAGAGGCAGAGCCTGA